A stretch of the Desulfuribacillus alkaliarsenatis genome encodes the following:
- a CDS encoding aminotransferase class I/II-fold pyridoxal phosphate-dependent enzyme, translated as MIDRKLRDLQYDIEKQIAEKIEEINKIVDHNQEKVLAAFHKHQISDFHFVDSTGYGHNDTGRTTLENVYATIFGTEASIVRPHIVSGTHAISSVLFGLLRPGDELLYITGKPYDTLDEVVGDTGKDQGSLKDFNISYQWLPLKNNKVDYDLVKKSITAKTKMIGIQKSRGYANRPTFSVAEIKQMVHFCKEIKEDVVIFVDNCYGEFTELLEPTNVGVDIMAGSLIKNPGGGLAKSGGYIVGREDLVKKASYRVTSPGIGVDGGAMLGTTREIFQGLFLAPHVVGEALKGAVFAAAILEKLGFVTDPNWKAHRPDIIQAIHLQDPDRLLQFCQGIQNASPVDSHVTPIASSMPGYADPVVMAAGTFIQGASIELSADGPMREPYTVYFQGGLTYSHVKIAILKAISKFV; from the coding sequence ATGATAGATAGAAAACTTCGTGACCTACAATATGATATTGAAAAACAAATTGCCGAAAAAATTGAGGAAATAAATAAAATAGTAGACCATAATCAAGAAAAAGTATTAGCAGCTTTTCATAAACATCAAATCAGTGATTTTCACTTTGTAGATTCAACTGGTTATGGGCATAATGATACAGGTAGGACAACCTTAGAAAACGTATACGCAACAATCTTTGGGACAGAGGCTAGTATAGTTAGACCACATATTGTCTCTGGTACTCATGCAATTAGTAGCGTATTATTTGGACTGTTACGTCCTGGGGACGAGTTATTATATATAACTGGTAAGCCTTATGATACATTAGATGAAGTGGTTGGAGATACGGGTAAAGACCAGGGCTCCTTAAAGGACTTTAATATTAGTTATCAGTGGCTGCCTTTAAAGAACAATAAAGTTGACTATGATTTAGTTAAGAAAAGCATTACCGCAAAAACGAAAATGATAGGGATACAAAAGTCTAGAGGTTATGCTAACAGACCTACCTTTTCAGTAGCAGAAATTAAGCAAATGGTACATTTTTGTAAGGAAATAAAAGAAGATGTTGTTATATTTGTTGATAACTGTTACGGTGAGTTCACTGAGTTACTCGAACCAACAAATGTCGGGGTAGACATTATGGCAGGTTCATTGATTAAAAATCCTGGCGGTGGACTAGCTAAATCTGGAGGCTACATTGTCGGAAGAGAAGATCTAGTCAAAAAAGCGAGCTATCGTGTTACATCACCTGGCATAGGTGTAGATGGAGGAGCAATGCTAGGCACAACTAGGGAGATATTCCAAGGCTTATTTTTAGCTCCACATGTAGTAGGTGAAGCGTTAAAGGGTGCTGTTTTTGCAGCAGCAATATTAGAAAAGCTAGGCTTCGTTACAGATCCCAATTGGAAAGCCCATAGACCTGATATTATCCAAGCCATTCACTTACAAGACCCAGACAGGCTATTACAATTTTGTCAAGGTATCCAAAATGCGTCACCTGTTGACTCACATGTTACCCCAATAGCCAGTTCTATGCCTGGATACGCTGATCCAGTAGTTATGGCCGCTGGTACCTTCATTCAAGGTGCGAGTATCGAATTAAGTGCTGATGGACCAATGCGTGAGCCATATACTGTTTACTTTCAGGGTGGACTTACATACTCCCATGTAAAAATTGCAATCCTTAAGGCTATATCTAAATTTGTTTAG
- the hflX gene encoding GTPase HflX — protein sequence MTIIETAVIIGLLVKNEIKQELFESSLVELVQLAETAGAEVVHVFQQHRANVDTRTIVGKGKLEEIATYITDNNVDVAIFNNELTPRQKTNIEKSLPCKVVDRTQLILDIFALRAKTHEGKLQVQLAQLQYLLPRLVGKGLELSRLAGGIGTRGPGETKIEVDRRKIRDQISKIKKDLLHIKKQRQIERNLRTKQDIPIIALVGYTNAGKSSLFNLLYKKYHTFPAKEDVFAENKLFATLDTTIRTIEFDNKMPALLIDTVGFIQDLPHNLIAAFRSTLEEVLYADIILIVVDISDQDYLNKLNVVEQVLTDLGITNQNILYVYNKVDLCPMQTMAEWKSTQDGVQISALTEIGIDELISRIKKIIFQEYETVTMYCDFDNQELYSFIHKIGHQVMKEDLENGWRIKFLAKSKDVDLLLKRYNYNQELLERELHDDR from the coding sequence GTGACTATTATAGAGACAGCAGTTATTATTGGTTTATTAGTTAAAAATGAAATAAAGCAAGAGCTTTTTGAAAGCTCATTAGTTGAACTAGTACAATTAGCAGAAACCGCTGGTGCTGAAGTTGTTCATGTTTTTCAACAGCATCGAGCGAATGTTGATACTAGAACTATCGTTGGTAAAGGTAAATTAGAGGAAATAGCCACTTATATTACTGATAATAATGTAGATGTGGCTATTTTCAACAATGAATTAACACCTAGACAAAAAACAAATATAGAAAAAAGCCTTCCATGCAAAGTGGTTGATAGAACACAGTTAATCCTAGATATATTTGCATTAAGAGCTAAAACACATGAAGGTAAACTACAGGTACAATTGGCACAACTTCAATACCTTTTACCTAGATTAGTGGGTAAAGGTCTTGAACTATCAAGACTTGCAGGAGGAATAGGAACACGCGGACCAGGAGAGACAAAAATCGAGGTAGATAGAAGAAAAATTAGAGATCAAATATCAAAAATCAAGAAAGATTTGTTACATATAAAGAAACAAAGGCAAATTGAACGAAATCTACGCACGAAGCAAGATATACCAATTATAGCTTTAGTAGGATATACAAACGCAGGAAAGAGCAGTTTATTTAACCTACTCTATAAGAAGTATCATACGTTTCCAGCTAAAGAAGACGTCTTTGCAGAAAACAAATTATTTGCGACTCTAGATACTACCATCAGAACCATAGAGTTCGATAATAAGATGCCAGCGCTTCTTATAGATACCGTAGGTTTTATTCAGGACCTACCTCATAATTTAATAGCAGCGTTTCGCTCAACCTTAGAAGAAGTTTTATATGCTGATATTATTTTGATTGTAGTTGATATTAGTGATCAAGATTATTTAAATAAGTTAAATGTTGTTGAGCAAGTGTTAACTGACTTAGGAATCACAAATCAAAATATATTATACGTGTACAATAAGGTTGACCTATGCCCAATGCAAACTATGGCCGAATGGAAAAGCACACAAGATGGTGTTCAAATCTCAGCATTAACAGAAATAGGTATAGATGAATTAATTAGTCGTATTAAAAAAATAATCTTTCAGGAATACGAAACAGTTACCATGTATTGCGATTTTGATAATCAAGAACTATATTCATTTATACATAAAATTGGACATCAGGTTATGAAAGAAGATTTAGAGAATGGATGGAGAATTAAATTTTTAGCGAAAAGTAAAGATGTAGACTTGTTGCTAAAAAGATATAATTATAATCAAGAGCTGCTGGAGCGTGAACTTCATGATGATAGATAG